From the Rhea pennata isolate bPtePen1 chromosome 1, bPtePen1.pri, whole genome shotgun sequence genome, the window GTagctctttgctgtgagagAGCTTCAGAATATAGTTTTTAATGGCAGAAAGCTTGACCGCCTCTGCATTTTCAAGTTGAATGTGGTAGATACCCATTAGTCATTCTGCACTACTTATATTTATCTCCATTGTCGCCTTCTGTACGTCCTGGGCGAAACCTCCTATCCTACCACTTTTGGGATAAGATGAAATGGAAGGCATTCCTACTTGTAGGTTAAACTTGATACTCTATTGGATATCAGGAGGAGAAGGTACAAAGACAGTGGAAAGTCCATCAAAAAAGCTGCAAGAACCTAACACCTGTGTGTTAAACTTCGCTCTGGACTGCTGACTGGGTATTTAAAAGAATGCAGACAGTTCTCTTCACTGCTTACAGCCTTTTAATCTGGAGAGCTGGAGTacaatttatttcctgaaaCTGTGAACCTTACAATGACAGCATGAATGAAAATGGTCCTTATCCCTATTTGCCAGtttcacagatttcttttttcttttctttatagtGTTCCTTTTTCCTTCGACACAAGAGACTTCCCTTTCATTATCAGATATACTTTCACCTCTCCAACAATTGAAGGTCTTTACAGCTACTGTGGGGGTAGCACTCCCAACTGGATCATTGTGTCATTGAACTTTTGAGGGTGATTTATGGTGACATTTCAAATAggtgattttgttttctaattttagCTATTTTATTAGACCACTTGTACTGTCTTAGGCACCCTGTGCTAGCAGTACCAGGCATCTGTCTTGCAGTACCATGtcatcatcttcatcttcttcatTAGCCCATTTAGGTACTCATTTGTGAAACTGGAatcttccctcctccctaaTGTAGTCGAAAAGGTTGCTGTCTGGGTGCATCTTCCCTCCCACCCCTTTAGATATTTGTTTAAGGTAAAACCATGTACTCTCACAGTTGCTTGTGTTGTTCTCTTTCGTTCGTTTGTTGAATTTGGAGGCACTAGAATGGCAGATCAGTGCAAAAGAAGTtgaatgaaaatttcatttgGCTAGAGAGAGCCTTGGtatattctatatatttctAATCTTAAGCCTTAGATGCTTTTGTTCATGTTTTAAGCCATGGCGACTTCTCATGGCACCAGCCCTACATCTCTTTCCACTTGACTGTCCTCCTCTTTGTCTTGGCAGCCATCTCTGGCGAATCTTCCTGCAGTAGGGTGCAActtctcttgatttttcttattaCTGCTCTATATCAGTTTAAGTGACTAAACATTCAATATCCCCtccttccactgccactgcaaTGCCATTCTAgcactatttttctctttgaaagccAGGGAAACGAAGTGTAGGCTTGAACCTGAGTTTCTTATGCTAGTATTAGAGTACCTCATGAGGGCACTGGACTAGCCACAACCAGAAACAAATCAGGAAAGCTTCCTGTGCTTCTCCTGCAGGAGGTGCCAGCAAACTCACCTTCAAAGCATCTCTCACGCTGGAAGAAGTAGAAAAGGAGAACCCTCAGGTAGCCAAGGGCCGGTATCATCCTACAGAGTGCTCAGCATTGCAGCATGTGGCCATCCTCATCCCACACCGCAATCGAGAGAGGCACCTACTCTACCTCCTGGAGCACCTCCACCCATTCCTACAGAGACAACAGCTGGACTATGGCATCTACGTTATTCACCAGGTGAGGCAACTGCAACTGTACAGAGACTTGTTTGGGTGGGGGGCTGACGTCATTGCTCTGCAGTCTGAAGAGAGGTAAGCTGCCGCCTCTGTTGTCAAACATCAATCCTCTGAGCCTGCTTTGATCATCTCCAGTTGTTGAGGGTCTTCTAATTGTTGTGAGGCTTCCAGCCATTGCTGGTAACACTAGGAGATATGAGCTGTTGCTAGGAAAACCTGGAAGTATTAAGAAATCCTGTCTTTAACTGTTGTCCATTTCTCAGTCTAACTTAGTAGGTCGCACACATGTGGTTACACTTATCTTGACGTAAACATGTTGCTGTCTGTAGGTACTTGAACTGCATGACAAGAGCTGAGGGAACGAACAATCATAGCATTTGGTTCTTGAAAgatttaatgacttttttttttttttcatattctcttcagctgtgctgaTTCAGTGATTAAAATTTGAGCATTCAGGCCTTTGCCATGTCCTTTTCCGTCTCATTTGGTGCATATGTTCTGGTCATATGAACTAAGGCAgcatagatttttctcttgtcatgtgttgtcttttctttgaTCTTTAACTGTATCACTTTTACTGCCATTTACTTATATGCTGTTTTGACACAAGACAAATTTTTCAGACAGCaggacagaaatgaaataagttAGTGaagtttctcttcctttctgtttaacTAGCCTGGAGTCATTTAATCAGGAAGAAGCAGCACATTCTAGGAGAAGGCTTACATTTTTGCTCTATGCCGTGGCAGAACAATGAGAAAAGTCACAACAGGATTTACTTTTCAGTTGGAATatactgttttttccttgtttatagTCATAATGTGGACCGGAGAGTAGAAAAGTGGGGCTATTTTCTGGATTGGTGTGTAATATTATTGCACATATAGTGGCTGAACCCAGCTAGCAAGCAGTGGTTAACAATAAATCACTGGAAGTATAGACGTGCATggatctttgttttgttttattgagaTACATGAGGTAGAGAAAGGCTGTCATTATGTTAGCAAAATGTAATAAGGAATTCTGAAAGTTTTGTCTTATCTGAGCAGCAATGTGAAGTCTGCAGTTGTTCTGAACTTTTTACTTGGAAGATTGGGAACTTCTGCTTAGCATTTCACAGTGCACAGGCACACCTATACTCTGGAAAGTCATTCTAACTAAAACTCTCTGTTATGGCAAATCAGTTTTCAATCTCCATGTTTTAAGTGTCtttgaggaaagaaacagataaaaCCAACATTTAACTGCTAAAATATACTACACTATATATGTACTGTACTATAtatactataaaatatattcaaatgtAAAAGAGCTTCCTGTGGAGGACGATTAAGAAATGAACCTTTTATATTTTCCCTGTGAACCACATAAGGGCATAACTGCAGATTTCTTCTTTATGGTTTTCCtcttaacattttgaaaaccaTGTTTCTCTGCACAAACACGTGCACAAATGAGCGTAGTACTGAAAGATACGAGTTTGTAATCCTTAAAGGGTGAATTTCTTTCTCAACAAAGTTTGTCTTGTAGTCACTGTTCTTCCatagaagaaaaggaggaggaatctccttctttctttaaaagataagTATAGATTTTACTTTTGTTCAGCATACAGTCCAACATTGAAATAGCCTTTGATGAAAGGCAGTAGTAATTGTCATTCAGCTATCTTTGTGCAGCCAGGAGGTGGTTGTTTCTAATTAGATTGgcaaaggagacagaaaaaacaacagataGTAGATATTGCTGCCAAACTATGCTGAATTTGCTATTCAATATATGTGACGTTCTCCGTATGTTCTTTACTCATCATCTGAAAAGTTCCGTTGTTCACTCAATCTGTGATTTCATCATCAAGAGAAAGtattttgtcagatttttttgtgttctgtatATGAAAATTCTCAGGACCTTGACATCATGTAGTTTGAGTGAATTATGTCTAAGTTTTTCTTGGAAATGCACTCTTTCCCTGACTCAAAATGGAAGCAATTGATTCTCCCTCTCTTAATTTTTCAGAACAGGCCCTGGGCTTCATTTCTTTAGCTGCAGGTATGATGAACCATAAATTCTATATATCTTCTTTGTGCAGGAGCTTATGGCTCTTGGTAGTTGTGAGCAAATTGCTTCTTTGAAGCCAAGTTACTTactaaaaatgataaaacacGCTTTACGTATGCCTACTTTTCCTTAGAGCTAACCACTCTCTCAATCTGAGGAGGCCagcttctttttattcttccacAGAGTCTCTTTCTGTCATTTGCTAGAAGCTCTCTGGACTTCTTTCTattgaaaattgtttttcaatTCTTTTAAGTTCACCAGGCTGCTAGCTTTGACAAAAATGACCATCTTATCAGCCTACAGGCAGGATTCTGGAAGCATAAAGCTTGTCCCTTGGATTCTCACGTGTGAACTGGAGGCAACTTCTCAGCTTGTCTTCAGGAGCAGAAAGTGTTTTGCTGGCTGGTGTGGTTGTACAGtccagtaaaaaaataaatagccagATAAGTACTCATGTTGCTTCAGAATGAATTGTGTCATTGTAAGGTTACAAAACTGCCAGCTGCAGGTTTATATAGATAACAAACTGGtggaaaatggtatttttaaaaagtgaacaCACACTATAGTAAAAGCAAACAACTAAAATCAGTAAAAGTAAAGTGAAGCTCTGTGCTAGGAGGAATCCCTGTGCAGCATAGTAACTAGGGTGTAGGtaggaattaaataaaatatgaagaggcttacattttatttccagctctGCCATCTACTGTGTGGCCTAAGGAAATACACTTGAACTCTTTTTATGCTTGTCCACTCTGTTTTGCAAATAGCAATGCTTAATCACCTGTGTCAAGTGCTCGGAAATTATAAACCAGTCACTGTGGGagtactgttatttttttaagctgctaTAAGCTGTACAATTGCAGTTGCATGAAGTGCTGGTTTCTAAGCTGTCTACTGATACCTCTTTTATTATGTAGCCTGATAGAAATTCCAGGACTGGAGCAATGATGGTAGTGGAATTGTGCCATGCAGCATGTGTACTTTTTGTAGCCAGACAGCCTTAGCCTTTTCTGACACTGACTGTGTTTATTCATGACAAGTAGACTGAAAGAAACACTTTAAATCATTGGATGCTCTGATGCTCTGTCTAATGTCATGGAGTAGCTCTTTGTATGGCTGTGTAAAGGCTGTGAAGCACAAGTGAAATTGTGAACTATGTGATTAGAACAAAAGCCTGGGAGCAAGGAGTTCTGGTTAAAAagatttgatttatttctttttttttagagagatttttttcccttcttttccacAGGCTGGCAGCACAAAGTTTAATCGAGCTAAGCTGTTGAACGTAGGATACCTAGAGGCCCTGAAAGAAGAGAACTGGGactgtttcattttccatgaTGTGGATCTGGTGCCAGAGAATGACTTCAATATTTACATGTGTGACAGACAACCAAAGCACCTTGTAGTTGGCAGGAACAATACTGGATACAGGTAGGAAATCAAGACTGTGGAGAGAATATCAACTGGAAAATGCCATGCTACTGATAATGTTCCTCTTCTTATGGAGCCATTTGTTAGTATTATTAGTACACTTCCATTTGACAATTTGACACCAGATTTCTGGTGGTATCATCATACCTCCTTGTAGCTCCTTCTGAACAAAGATCCTTACAGATTCCTTTGAAGTTAGCTCCTTGGTCATCTATGAGAGTGGTTATCATCACTATTCCTGTTTCTGGGGTAAAGTAAAGGAGGTTCCAAGTGGAAAGAAACACACAAGAgattgaaatacagaaatacacttGCAGTCTTCTAGTCCTGTGATGTAACAGTATGCACTGTCTTAGGATTGTGCTAATAAAACTTGCCACTTAGCTTTTGCTGTTGAAGAGGTAACTTCTGGTATTGAGAGCTCAAGTGTAAGAATTCACCAAGGGGTAAGATTGCCATTTATCTGTTTGACTATGCAGTACTTAGCACAAGAATGCTTTACATGAGTCTCCTAAGTACTGCTCCTGTGATACAAATAATTTCAAGTGAAAAGGTCAGGTCTAGTCCACCTCAGAGAAAAGAGACTCCTGAGACTGGTGATTTTAATGACTAGAGTGGTTTGATTGAACCTGTTTCTTTCAAGATTCATCTTTTATATCATGTCACTCTAAATATTAATTAGAATCAGACTTTTCAAAAGCTGATCTCAAAGTACCTTGAGATCAaaattctgcttcatttctgGGTTTTCTTTATCAAATATATGAAAGAGATTAGATGTACAAATTCTTATATAGAATAATATTTACCAGTTATTTAGTAAAAACTGTAATAACCAGAAATGAACTAGGCTTGTGACAGATTTTTGGAGTTGTGTGcattgcaaagaaaatgctaaGGACTGCAGGATGGTCAACATACCAATGCAACAGAAACACTGCTTTGATTATTTGACAGATATGTAGAATCCAGATTAGTATTATGGAACAAAGCTTGAGGTTTTTTACTTAACTTCCTACTGCATGGGTTTTGATTAGCTAAGCAGGGAggaagatttttgcttttactaGAGGGACATCTTTGAATTACCTTGGGTTTCTCCTCTCTGTAGAAAGGAGCTGATAGCTTTAGGTCTGCTTTAGCCTTTGGTTTAAAAAGACTTATactgacaaaatgtttttgttgtgaATACCCTGCACTAGGATACTAGTAGTATGACATCAATTCATGCTTTCTTATTTGTGTTGCTGTCTCTGTTCCCACATCTGTGAGGTGGGGATGATAATTGTCTGCTTCCAGGGAAATTCATTGGTATGTCTGAAGGAATTCAGATTCTAAGCCTGTTAAGTACCTAAACCTAGCTGACAGCACACATTGAAATCTCAGTTGGGTGACCTCAGCATTTTGCTTAGGCTGAGGTAGGCATGCTGGGATGCATCTCAGATGAATTTGAGAAAACGGAAACCATACCTGTTCTACATTAATACAAAACGTCCTGGGCATTAATGTGGGTCTCTTTAGGggagcttttttgtttgctttcttaaaggaaaatatctatGGTGATACAGTGCACGTTAGTTTTAGCAGCTGCGTTTCTGTGGAGAGCAAGTACGTAATAGTAGTGCTGAGTTATAAAAACCACACTTTGGCTTTAGAGTCTGTGAAATAGAAAAAGGGTTACTTATTGAAACCTTGATGGTAAAGGTGGGAAAATTCTTTCTAGCTTAGCTAACCTATTTCCTTTAAACTTGTATAACATCTCTTTCTGATGACCATTTTTACTGTATGGTTTCTTTggtctgattttaaaaatcccaaAGGAGCTGATGTGCTCTTATCCTCAGGGAAGAGGTTGTTGAACAGTGATTTGGAGGTGCCAGATACCACACTGATACCTGTTAGAAGGgcaacacagcagggcacaagcaatccaggagATTTCTGAAGTGCACTGGTGACAACTTCCTGACACAGGTCATCAGAGCTGATGAAAGGAGGTGCTCTGCTGGACGTCATAAACATGAAAGGACTGGTGGGGGTAGGAAGGCTGGAAacaaggagggaaggaggaaacaaagcaaatatcAGGATCACAATGTTCGACATGTGGAGAGCAGGCTTTGGCCTGTTTAGGGATCTGCTgagaagaatcccatgggaAATGGTCCTGGAGAGAAGAGACGTCCAGAAGAGCTGATTGATTTTTCAAGAATTGCCTCCTCTAAGCTCAAGAGTAGTCCATCCCCATATGCAGAAAGTCAAGTAAAGATGGCAGGAGGCCTGCAGGACTGAACAAAGATGCTCCTCACAAAACTCagacataaaaagaaagcatgcaAGATTTGGAAGCAGCCGGGTGACTCAAGAGGACATAGAGACATTGTCTGAAAGAGGGTTGCAGGGGTtgggttaggaaagccaaagtcCATCTGGATTCAAATCTGGCAAGTGGTGACATGACAGGAAGCTAGAAGGGCTTGTACAGGTACATCAGCTGTGAAAGGAAGATGAGGGAAAATGTAGTTCCACTGTTGAAGAAGGCAGAGGATTTGATACCAAAGGATATGAAAAAGGATTGTGATACTGAATGGCTTCTTTGCCTTAGTCTTTATTGGTAAGATTTGCCTTAAGGAGTCCCAGGCCCCTGAACCAGTGGGAAAGCCTGGAACAAcgaagactttcctttggtaaATGAGGATCAAGTCAGGAAAcattggaggggaaaaaaaatatatatatatatggatcaATAGGACCTGATGGGATCatccatgagtgctgagggagctggctgctgtCATTGCTGGGCCACTCTCAATTATCTCTGAAAGATCATGCTGTTTGGGGGAGGTTCCTGTGAAGAGCCACagagatgattaagggactgcaGCAGGTGATGTATGAGGAGAGTTTTAGAGAGCtcaagaagagaaggctcagggggcATCTTACCAGGTGCATAGCCACCTGATAGGAGGGAGTAAAGAAGGTGGTGCTTCTCAGTGGTATATAGTGAAAACCAAGCGGTaatgggtacaaactgaaatacaggaaatttcatttaaacgtaaggaaagactttttttacTGCAAGGGTGATCAAACATTGGAAGAGGTtatccagagaggctgtggagtctctatCCTTGGACATATTCAAAACCCAAATAGACATGGCCCTAAACAACCTGTTGTAGTTGACCCGGCCCTGAGTGGAGAGAGTGGACCAGATGAACTCCAGGGGTTGATTCTCTTGTGATTCTATGACAGGAATAAAAATCAGTCAACCTCAAGGAAAAAATAGGGGTGTGATGGCAAGGGATGAGTGAGTGTGACTggtagttttttgttttttggttttttgttttgttttttaaccgatccatgaaataaaaaataagcatttgcaCTTTCACTTATCTGATACGTAAATTACTGTAATCTATACTTTCTAGCTCTGCCAGTTTGTCCATCTGTTTAGATTTACATACATCCACAAATAGAAATGTAATCTACAGCGTTTTACACACCATGTCTGAATTTGGCTGTGACAGTGTAGTAGAGACTGTGGTGTAATGGTTACCTTAAGAGCCAAGCAAGTAGAGGGTGTCATCAAAAGCAATTAGCAGGGCAGTATAAGAAGATAACTTAACGTGGTATgtcattgtttttttaattattatttttttaagtagatgCAGTTTCTAGGACAAAGAAGGTAGAAGttagaaactgaagaaaactttTCCTGTTACACTATACTTTATCTTGGAATTTGTTGTGTAATATTGCTAGCTCTGCTGAGGACTGATTGCACATTTCCCCTTAGTTTTTCATCTTAAGTTTTTGAAATTTAGCTGTACGATCATTATAACAAAGGCACAAGCTCTTGTTGCTTCTTTTATACTATTGTATAGCTTTGTTGCTTTCCTACTCAGTTAGAGTCCTTGAGGTAAAGAGCCTTTTTGACTGGTAAGGGGAACCATgtgtagaaggaaaaaagaactattCAAGTAAGAATGTGCCAGTCTCTCTGCGTCATTTACTTCTGGCTAGAAGTGACActgtattttttgcaaaagagggagggaagagattTTGGTCTTGTGCACCCTGAACTTTGCAAAAGTGAGATCTGGATCTAAAGCTCCAGGGTAATATTTTCACCATTAGTAGAGCAAGACTTCTAATTCCTCATTCTCTCTTCTTATGCACTTCTAGGTTACGTTACCAGGGATATTTTGGAGGTGTAACTGCTTTAACGAGAGAACAATTTTCCAAGGTGAATGGATTCTCTAACAACTACTGGGGTTGGGGTGGAGAAGATGATGACCTTCGAATCAGGTAAAAAGAAGACTGGAGGGAAATGGGTATGGGAGGGTGAggagtgtgattttttttaaaaaaacaaccaaacaaagCAACTTGTGTGACTTCACACCTAGCCTCCAAAGATGATGAAACTCCTGTCTTCAACTCAAAATCTGTATTGCTATGGGGAATTGGAGCGTGAGATGCTATTCTGAGAACAGATTCCTCTTTGAAAAGATTAAGCATGCCTGAAAGCTGGTCCTCCTGTTGAGATTATGTTTTGGGGTAGAATGGggtattttctttgttgttgggggctggggaaggggaggcAGGGGACAATCTCAAGAGTATTTGTATTCTTCATTTGGGAATAGATTATAACCAAAATAATAGGATTGAAGTGTGGAGTAGGTTTTTTCAAGAAACACAAATGAATTGAGGTCCAGTACTTTGCAAGAGACTGGCAGCTTTtggtttgggggaggggagaggagttTGCGTTTGTTGACTGTCATGATAATCTCTGAGCATGGCTTAGTTCTGTAAGTGTTAAGACAGTCAATAACATGCATTTTATGTAGATTGCATATATCTGCCTCATGCCCATTGCTGCTgtgattaaaaatagttttacagACTCATCTGTTGAGGGAGGAGAAGCTTGTTAGTTTAGCGGGGCAAAGAAACCAATAGAAGATGTATGTTGATAATCAGTCAGCATACATGTTGATGATCAATAAAAGCTCTATGTTGAACTTCTGCCCAGTGTTTTAAAGAAGGCGTCTATAATCCTGCATTGCTGTTAGTACAGAAAGAACAGAGCCTGCAAGCTCTGCTGGCAGAGCCTGTCAATTTGTAACCTGGTGGATAAACTAGTGCTTACCCTTTTCAGTTGCTTAAATAGGCAAACAGACGTTTCAGGGACATTGAATGCATGCCTCTGGTGTTGTTAAATAACTACATTGGTGAAAGGAAGCATATTAAAGTTAGGAGTTTCCAAATGAAAGTTTTTCCCATGTCAGTCTAGAATGACCGATGTGTTTCAAGAAACGTAAAAGGTTTAGTGGTAATACGGATTTTGGTCCCatcacttttctgttttaaacccCTAACTACAGACACCAACTTCTGTGAGAACATCTtgagagttgtttttttttttagtggcaGGAGATGGTTTGGTCAAATTTTATTCCTCAGATTCCTGAGAAGTGTCACAGTTCATGAgcaaaggtggtggtggtgttctTTCAAACATTCATGAGATGCAGAATCAGCTGTGCAATAGATCAATAAGATTTACTGATGGTGTCTAGGGAGCTTGTAAGTGGTTGGAATCAAGTGATGCTGGCCTGTGCATGACACCTAAAAACTTAGCAGCCATTGTCTTGATGCACTGCCACGTGGCTGCAGCTGTACGATCCAGAGAATGTATACTGCAGCGGACTCCACCCTTATGCAGTTTGTGGACCCTGAGTAATGCTTTTGCAGTAGGTTGTTGTAGGGAGAGAtccttgcagccttcctttgTGAAGGCAGCAGATGGCAGCATCCCCTTCATTATCTTTAAGAACTCAGGGCTGGAGTGCTTCTGCATCCTGCTGTGTTGCCTCAGTGCTAAATGGGATGCTGTCTTCTGGGCCCTTCCCTAAAATGAGCAGCACAAAGAGAATTTCAGATGGTTTGTTGCCTCTATTTGATAAATTATTGCTATAGGCAGTCATTGAAAATCTCTTTCTCAAATTCTTGGTTTCCCTTTGCTCTTCCAGGCACATTTTTAACTAGCAGAGGCTCATGGTCATCCTTAATTCCATTGTCATGAAATTAACACTTTCAGCTGACAGCAAAATTGCTGTGTTCCATAGATGTGTTTGAGGCCAAAAGTTCAAAGGACATGCTTGATATTGGGCACTTAAATCTATGCATGGCATTTCTGGCAGTGTAATCAGAGATTTTTATTCATGTgaacaaagattaaaaattgcACAGCTGTCTTCAGatcattagaaaagaaatggcctctgtttttttgtttgtttgtttttttggtggAGAGCTACCAAATGTTGGGGCATTACTGCAGGAGTTGAGACAAACTTGTTGCATAATGTGTGGAATCTTCCTGCAGACTTCCTAGGGTAATACAACAACAAGAACTGCACCAGACAATTTAAATGTATTCTGTTGTATAACATGTGCTCTACTTGATCTATGTGATGCCTACTATAATTACCTGCTTCTGTGCCAAAAAAACACGTACCTATCACTTTTCTGGACCTGCTCtcaaaaaacacaaattttttGAGTTCCATTCCTGTGGCAAAATGGGGCATGGAAGGTAAGTTTCTTACAGTTCCTGATGTGCTTGATTCCACTGCTTCTACAAGACCCAGCGTCtccaaatatctttttttgCCTTAACAAATGGTTTACATGTGGTGTCTTGCTCACTGCATTATTGCTTCTTTCAGAGTTGAGATGCAAAAGATGCGAGTGATGAGGCCGTCCCCTGACGTAGCCCGGTACACAATGATCTTCCACACTCGAGACCAGGGCAATGAAGAGAATGGAGAGAGGTGAGTCAGGGACAATGTTCCACCTTGCATCATCTTGGTAGGTGGCTAGGAGCTAGGAAACTGTTGGCCTAGTTTTTCACTGTAGGCAAAATAGGCATTCTGGGGTACCAGTATCTCTGGGGGACACTACTGTTCATAACTGGCAGCTGTGCTTTTATGCGTGATATCTGTCTGTAATTGTTTGGGTAAAGTTCTATAAAAAAACTTCCGAAGTTTTAGGCTCGTAGATACTATTTGAGCATGTGATTTCAAATAGTAAATGGTTTTAAATAAACTCCAAGCCCCACAAAACCCAAGGAGTATTTTCCCAT encodes:
- the B4GALT4 gene encoding beta-1,4-galactosyltransferase 4 — its product is MALSSYVLHFFYKFKVLLLVTLCLMVLWASLSYIVDSGQAIPKAKSLVEKIRKVASLEKEEDSQKEKTKSTVKVPTVQSSQGYCPALSPYLRGASKLTFKASLTLEEVEKENPQVAKGRYHPTECSALQHVAILIPHRNRERHLLYLLEHLHPFLQRQQLDYGIYVIHQAGSTKFNRAKLLNVGYLEALKEENWDCFIFHDVDLVPENDFNIYMCDRQPKHLVVGRNNTGYRLRYQGYFGGVTALTREQFSKVNGFSNNYWGWGGEDDDLRIRVEMQKMRVMRPSPDVARYTMIFHTRDQGNEENGERMKLLRQVSRMWKTDGLNSCSYKLLSVEHNPLYINITVDFSVQPKVS